The proteins below come from a single Aspergillus oryzae RIB40 DNA, chromosome 5 genomic window:
- a CDS encoding putative GTP binding protein (GTPBP1) (GTP-binding protein GP-1) yields MAPAGPKLTPEERRRGEIALSDFAEYAEKQQSHRSVAPSDSGYSTASVSRVHEDHAELEILDQLGLSDTPKPTRLKDLLLNTGDQQEDSLQILGSIIQTRIDEGHGEAIFDVGIEDGGESMGFDLTQWETALQRVQEAAGTLPAHCRILVTYNVGGPEESQVRNDRMKGSCGKLLIRQPAETVEEMAELRIVVVGNVDAGKSTMLGVLVKGNLDDGRGKARVNLFRHKHEIESGRTSSVGMEIMGFDSRGEIVTSAQGRKLSWEEIGKRSAKVISFSDLAGHERYLRTTVFGMLSSSPNYCLLMVAANNGLIGMSKEHLGIALALNVPVMIIVTKIDICPPQILQETLSQLNKILKSPGARKIPIFVKDMDQTINTATQFVSQRICPIFQVSNVTGENLELVRTFLNILPHRGHYNADAPFELLINDTFSVPHVGTVVSGVAKSGVIHAGDTVLVGPDSLGQFTTTTIKSIERKRISVNACFAGQSGSFALKRVRRKEVRKGMVVLKKLDQPPKVYREFVAEVLILSHATTIKPRYQAMLHVGAVSQTCSVIDIDRPFIRTGDRALVAFRFVQRPEFLAPGDRVLFREGKTKGLGIVKSVGYDPNNPLNPEAKEANTN; encoded by the exons ATGGCCCCGGCTGGACCGAAACTTACTCCGGAGGAGCGGCGAAGAGGCGAGATT GCGCTCAGCGATTTCGCAGAATACGCTGAAAAGCAGCAATCGCATCGCTCTGTTGCTCCTAGCGACAGCGGCTACTCTACTGCCAGTGTATCCCGAGTtcatgaagatcatgcagAGCTGGAGATCCTTGACCAGCTAGGATTGTCGGACACTCCGAAACCAACCAGATTAAAAGATTTGTTGTTGAATACTGGTGATCAACAAGAGGACAGTCTGCAAATACTGGGAAGCATTATACAGACACGCATCGATGAAGGTCATGGTGAAGCGATATTTGACGTGGGTATTGAGGATGGTGGTGAGTCCATGGGCTTTGATCTGACCCAATGGGAAACGGCATTGCAGCGCGTACAGGAGGCGGCGGGAACGCTGCCGGCACACTGCCGTATACTTGTCACCTACAATGTGGGAGGCCCTGAGGAATCCCAGGTCAGAAATGATCGAATGAAGGGTTCCTGCGGCAAGCTCCTCATCCGGCAGCCAGCAGAAACCGTGGAGGAAATGGCTGAGCTCCGGATAGTGGTTGTGGGAAACGTGGACGCTGGTAAGAGTACCATGCTCGGAGTTCTCGTAAAGGGAAACCTCGATGATGGTCGCGGTAAAGCTCGAGTCAACCTTTTCCGACATAAACATGAAATCGAGAGCGGCCGGACCAGCTCCGTCGGCATGGAGATTATGGGATTCGACAGTCGCGGAGAGATCGTAACCAGCGCTCAGGGCCGCAAACTGTCTTGGGAAGAGATAGGGAAACGGTCTGCCAAggtcatctccttctccgatTTAGCCGGTCACGAGCGATACTTGCGAACTACGGTCTTCGGCATGCTGAGCAGCAGCCCTAACTACTGCTTATTGATGGTTGCGGCCAACAACGGTTTGATCGGTATGAGCAAAGAGCATCTGGGAATTGCTTTGGCCCTGAACGTTCCTGTGATGATCATTGTTACCAAGATTGATATCTGCCCCCCACAAATTCTCCAGGAGACCTTGTCTCAACTAAATAAAATCCTCAAGTCTCCTGGCGCTCGCAAGATACCCATCTTTGTGAAAGACATGGATCAGACCATCAACACGGCAACGCAGTTTGTCAGCCAGCGGATCTGCCCTATCTTCCAAGTGTCCAACGTGACCGGAGAAAATCTGGAACTGGTACGGACTTTCTTGAACATCCTTCCCCATCGTGGCCACTACAATGCCGACGCGCCGTTTGAGTTGCTTATCAACGATACGTTCTCCGTGCCACATGTAGGTACAGTGGTATCGGGAGTGGCCAAGTCAGGGGTGATACACGCGGGTGATACGGTGCTTGTTGGCCCTGATTCACTTGGACAATTCACTACAACCACGATTAAGTCCATCGAACGGAAACGGATATCTGTCAATGCCTGCTTTGCAGGACAGTCTGGATCGTTCGCGTTGAAGCGTGTACGAAGGAAAGAGGTTCGAAAGGGTATGGTTGTTCTCAAGAAGTTGGACCAGCCTCCCAAGGTTTACCGGGAGTTCGTTGCGGAAG TTCTCATTCTCTCTCATGCTACTACTATCAAGCCCCGGTACCAAGCGATGTTGCATGTTGGGGCCGTGAGTCAAACGTGTTCTgtcattgacattgaccgTCCCTTCATCAGAACGGGTGATCGTGCCCTGGTGGCTTTCCGTTTCGTGCAACGCCCAGAGTTTCTGGCGCCTGGAGACCGAGTACTTTTCCGTGAAGGAAAGACCAAGGGACTGGGTATTGTGAAAAGTGTTGGATACGATCCTAACAACCCTCTGAACCCAGAAGCTAAGGAGGCGAACACCAATTAA